In the genome of Phycodurus eques isolate BA_2022a chromosome 22, UOR_Pequ_1.1, whole genome shotgun sequence, the window TATTGTGGTAAAGATTTCCTACATTTGCCACCTTCCAGGGTAATGCGTACTTCAAAGAGGGCAAGTACGACGCTGCCGTGGAGTGCTATAACCGAGGCGCGGAGGCGGACTGCATGAACGCGCTGCTGCCCGCCAACAGAGCCATGGCCTTCCTCAAGCtggagaggtaaaaaaaaaaataataataataaatcacaccCTTTTCTATATTTCGTGACGGAAAAATCACATCGATGTTACATCAGATTCAAGGAGGCGGAGGAAGATTGCACCAAGGCGATCTCTTTAGACAACACGTACTCCAAGGCATTCGCGCGCAGAGCCGCCGCCCGAGTGGCCTTGGGGAAGCTGGAGGATGCCATGAAAGGTAACACTTACCTGCTGCTTCCCAGAATTCTTTGGGGTGCTCTTTAGAACTACAGTTTGTAACTGCACTACActtatcaataaataaaatgtgcaatgcactgaatccgcaataagtGAATCACGATATAGCTAGTGATTAATATTACATCACAATcatttttaacatgtttttatgAATCTCGACcacattctatttttattttttgtttgtttgtttgtttgttttagggctcaggccaaagcaataaaagtatgcctgtgtcgccatcttgtggcattttggtgccaagcaACTGTTAAAGGAAGTTGAGGCGCTTCCGACAAAAGTGGTCATTTTCCGCCATCTCATGGCATCTATTGCCAAATACAAAACTTTTTGGGAGGGCGTCAATGACGCGTGGATTTCTGTGGTTCTAGAAATAGTGGAGTCATTTGGACATAAAATGTCCCATTCTGTCCCATTCTCTTCGTATTGATGAGTTGTTTGTGACaaatgcaccaaaaaaaaaaatgcagattttcaggAGGTTTTGAAGCTGGAGCCAGAGAACAAGCAGGCCCAAATTGAACTCCAGAAACTCCAAATGGTGCGTTTTCACCTTCCCCTCCTCACTTATGTTTGtaaatattgtcttttttttttaaactgaatcCTGTTGCCTGGATGCTTGTATTATCAGGATGGCGTTTCCAGCGGCCTCCTTCAAATGTCCGACGGCTCCCAGAGGAGAACGGTGCAGCCCGTGGACAAAGAGGCTCACCTGCGCTCCACTGTGAGACGTACACTCATCTCTTCTGTTTTTAAGATTAACAATAGAGTCATGCTGACTCGTTGTGACGCTCCTCAGAAACCAATGAGGAGGATCGACATCGAGGAGATCAGCGGTAAGGTGACAGTACCGGATGTGGCGAGGGACCACGAGGGCCAGTCCTCGCCGTCGTCTCCCAGTACGAAGATGATCAAGATCCAGGCGATACCGGATGCCCCCTCGCTGCCGTCTGACCAGTTAGTTGAACCATCTTGatgaaaaatactttaaatcataaaataatcagAACAGCTTGCTCATAGACACATTTGAGTGATTAATAGAAaagatgacattcaaacaaactcaGCAGATTTTTCTCTcaattttaaagttaaataaatacgaaaggacaaagtattgctGTACGTGTTAATGGACCAAAAAGTTATTTAAttcattacatattttttttaattaacctgACAAATAATCGGTGATCAGAATTTTACTATGCCAAATATTTGAATCGACATCAGCCTCAAAGAATCCAAATCGGTCAGGGCCCAAGTCAATTCACATGCCAGatacccaactatttgtatacaagccattaaaaagtccattttctatatgtcCCCTTTGAATGTTCTCTCTTTGTCATCAGAGCTTCTTCAACCACACGAGCCAAACACGACCAGCCGGAGGAAAGCGTCGTCCCTCCCTCTGAAACATCACAAAAAGCCCCCCCGATAAACCTCCCAGCCCCACCCAGCAAAAGTTTCCAGCTCGAAGCCGACCTGCGCAGTGATTGGAAACCAGCCGGAAGTGGTTTACAGATACTTAAAGgttgtttttcattcataaaaCACAATCCAGAGCAGCTAACTTTTTGGCGAAATCCCtaacttttttcttgtcttttttttttttttatttagcaaaTCAAGCCAGAGTCGTACGCGCGCATTTTCCAGAGCTCCCTTGAACCTCACATCCTCAGTCAGATCCTGCAGACGCTGCGAGATTTCTACATCCAGTGAGCACATTTAGAGCCGAGTCATACCACTCTACACAAGTGGTTCATACCAAGTCAATTTGGAAGTTCACTTGAGACAAGATAACCCTATTTTTTTCACCACCGCTGTCGATAGTTTTTTGTGACATTCTTAACGCCAAATTACACAAAAAGTCCCGCTTGTGCAGGAATGAAGCTGCGGCCGTCACGGCGGACATCCTGAAGAATCTATCGAGCGTGAGGCGTTTCGACACGGCCGTCATGTTTATGTCTTCCTCGGAGAAAAAAGGTGAGCTGTCTTCAAGTGGATTATTTCCCATCAATTATATTTACACACCtatatcccccccacccccaccccaccccactcaGTGCTTAAAGAAGTATTCGACTTCCTCCACCGAGCGGATGTGGACGCATCATCTGTTGAATACCTTCACAAAAAGTACTGTGTGTGACCTGTTCATTCCGGTTGTAGCCTAACGCTGTATCGTAAGTGAATTTCCTCCTCTGTGGACCAAATAAGAGAGCTACAACACAAAGTCATCCCTGAataaaagtgtattttgtaACTACTTACATTCTTTCCA includes:
- the rpap3 gene encoding LOW QUALITY PROTEIN: RNA polymerase II-associated protein 3 (The sequence of the model RefSeq protein was modified relative to this genomic sequence to represent the inferred CDS: deleted 1 base in 1 codon), with product MAGPNKALELQMQMRQNAEDLQSFVRELETWETDMKTKDEQLRRGEQGDAKPNLPPVRNKDYKAKMRAKKKMKIANNSDSRAEETDTKKPSRIKQNDYQSWDKFDVVKALEEVDKEESPTESDSEEADPERASAEKEKGNAFFKEGKYDDAIECYSRGMAADPYNPVLPTNRATAFFRLKKYAVAESDCNLAIALDSNYFKAYARRGAARVALKNYDAALEDYQTVLKLDPGNLEAQNEEKKMKEILGPQELSEGTSPQADPTVDQERQRLTEEHQRRQEAVVQKDRGNAYFKEGKYDAAVECYNRGAEADCMNALLPANRAMAFLKLERFKEAEEDCTKAISLDNTYSKAFARRAAARVALGKLEDAMKDFQEVLKLEPENKQAQIELQKLQMDGVSSGLLQMSDGSQRRTVQPVDKEAHLRSTKPMRRIDIEEISGKVTVPDVARDHEGQSSPSSPSTKMIKIQAIPDAPSLPSDQASSTTRAKHDQPEESVVPPSETSQKAPPINLPAPPSKSFQLEADLRSIGNQPEVVYRYLKQIKPESYARIFQSSLEPHILSQILQTLRDFYIQNEAAAVTADILKNLSSVRRFDTAVMFMSSSEKKVLKEVFDFLHRADVDASSVEYLHKKYCV